In Triticum urartu cultivar G1812 chromosome 6, Tu2.1, whole genome shotgun sequence, the following proteins share a genomic window:
- the LOC125513210 gene encoding zinc finger BED domain-containing protein RICESLEEPER 2-like isoform X1, producing the protein MRRAQPPPGVSPSIDICRAYHAGRSQDTHMVDFEEDEADEEDVDYEEEEEGEEDQDDDDDEEDDDDEEEEGDNVDEEGEVEIIDMGSFSEPGRKFLSKVWKEYEPIRVDGIVVAAECKHCARNICAERKHGTSSLRKHLKRCRERKKVLRVSGPLSASIVSPDGVAMGLWTFNQALARRELMRMIVLHELAFSLVEYDGFRRFVSSLNPSFKMICRKTVKEDCMKAFKEEKRILQRMFQNSKSKISLTTDLWTSNQTLGYICITVHFIDEEWKQQKRIVKFAAMETPHTGAAMFNVMVNFIRKWNIEDNLFAVTLDNASNNGAMMKLLKAHLLLKKMLPGGGKLFHQRCAAHIINLICQAGLNFLGPVINMIRETVKYIRSSPSRKEKFQEIVEQHGVSCGRTPSLDVPTRWNSTYMMIDIAKEYRGVFDSLAIQDKQYTFKPSFEDWENAEDVCRLLKVFYEATNVISGTKYPTANLYFHEMWKVKLTLEQQHYEEDSKMGTMVKYMNRKFRRYWKMTWLSLCIPVILDPQFKLKYIEFRFGLEFGNEASAMIAKIKNVFQGLFKEYLQLNDNGSDPMSQGGDDDMAASGEDPMADWDQHVTLTARSTNLDSTELDSYLSKVPIRRSDQFNILTWWQTNSGEYPTLSRMAADILAAPSSAVASESAFSTGKRVLSDFRSRMTATTLEALVCLQDWIRANANTQRSLASVHDIIMDLQDIED; encoded by the exons ATGAGAAGGGCTCAACCACCCCCAGGGGTGTCTCCTTCGATAGACATCTGTAGAGCTTATCATG CAGGACGTTCACAAGACACTCATATGGTTGATTTTGAAGAAGATGAGGCtgatgaagaagatgttgactatgaagaagaagaggaaggagaagaagatcaggatgatgatgatgatgaagaagatgatgatgatgaagaagaagagggagaTAATGTGGATGAAGAGGGAGAGGTTGAGATCATTGACATGGGATCGTTTTCTGAACCGGGAAGAAAGTTTTTGTCGAAAGTGTGGAAGGAATATGAGCCTATCCGTGTTGATGGCATTGTTGTAGCTGCTGAGTGCAAACACTGTGCAAGGAATATTTGTGCTGAGCGTAAACATGGAACAAGTTCATTGCGCAAACATTTGAAGAGATGCAGGGAAAGGAAGAAGGTTCTTAGAGTTTCTGGACCGCTGAGTGCTTCTATCGTGAGTCCTGATGGAGTTGCAATGGGGCTTTGGACCTTTAATCAGGCATTAGCACGCCGAGAGCTGATGAGGATGATAGTGTTGCATGAATTGGCATTCTCATTGGTGGAGTATGATGGATTTAGAAGATTTGTCTCTAGTCTAAATCCTAgcttcaagatgatatgcagaAAAACTGTGAAGGAGGACTGCATGAAAGCATTTAAGGAAGAGAAGAGAATTTTGCAAAGGATGTTTCAAAACTCCAAATCCAAGATTTCTTTGACTACGGACCTATGGACATCAAATCAGACATTGGGGTACATTTGCATCACAGTTCACTTCATTGATGAGGAGTGGAAGCAACAGAAGAGGATAGTGAAATTTGCAGCTATGGAGACGCCGCACACAGGAGCTGCAATGTTCAATGTCATGGTGAATTTCATAAGAAAGTGGAACATTGAAGATAATCTCTTTGCTGTGACGCTAGACAATGCATCGAACAATGGTGCAATGATGAAGCTATTGAAGGCACATCTCCTGCTTAAGAAGATGTTACCTGGTGGTGGCAAGTTGTTTCACCAACGTTGTGCCGCCCATATCATAAATCTGATATGTCAAGCAGGATTGAACTTCCTTGGTCCAGTGATCAACATGATACGTGAAACTGTGAAATATATTCGAAGCTCACCAAGTCGAAAGGAAAAATTTCAAGAAATTGTTGAGCAACATGGTGTATCATGTGGGAGAACTCCAAGTCTTGATGTTCCAACTCGCTGGAACTCAACCTACATGATGATTGATATAGCAAAAGAGTATCGTGGAGTGTTTGACTCTTTGGCCATTCAAGATAAACAATATACCTTCAAGCCATCTTTTGAGGATTGGGAAAATGCTGAAGATGTTTGCAGGCTACTGAAGGTATTTTATGAAGCCACTAATGTGATATCCGGCACAAAATATCCAACTGCTAACTTGTATTTCCATGAAATGTGGAAAGTGAAGCTGACCTTAGAGCAACAACATTATGAAGAGGATTCTAAGATGGGCACAATGGTCAAATATATGAATAGAAAATTTAGAAGGTATTGGAAGATGACATGGTTGAGCCTTTGTATTCCAGTGATTTTGGACCCACAATTCAAGTTGAAATATATTGAGTTCCGATTTGGCCTAGAGTTTGGGAACGAAGCTTCAGCAATGATTGCTAAAATAAAAAATGTGTTCCAAGGATTGTTCAAGGAATACCTCCAATTGAATGACAATGGTTCAGATCCCATGTCACAAGGAGGTGATGATGACATGGCTGCAAGTGGTGAAGATCCTATGGCTGATTGGGACCAACATGTCACCCTCACTGCTCGATCAACAAATTTGGATTCTACCGAACTTGATTCGTACTTGTCAAAGGTACCCATCCGTCGAAGTGATCAATTCAATATCCTTACATGGTGGCAGACGAACTCCGGTGAATACCCAACGCTGAGTCGCATGGCAGCTGATATCTTGGCGGCTCCTTCCTCTGCGGTGGCATCCGAGTCCGCCTTCAGCACAGGGAAGAGAGTCCTATCAGATTTTCGAAGTCGAATGACCGCAACGACACTTGAAGCTCTTGTTTGTTTACAAGATTGGATAAGGGCCAACG CTAATACTCAACGTAGCTTGGCTTCAGTTCATGATATTATAATGGACTTACAAG
- the LOC125513211 gene encoding uncharacterized protein LOC125513211 yields MDMLDSFAKEIAMEVKESLDTQGRSSRSGPRIYVNRPCEEAAEQLVRDYFCDDPTYKKKVFRRRFQMRRPLFERIVHALGKWSPEFTQRKDALDRDGLSPLQKCTSAIHQLAYGTPADALDEYLKIAECLKLFVKGVIHIFGDEYMRKPNVNDVQRLLDIGESRGFPGMLGSLDCMHWHWDKCPMEWKGQFTSGYKGVPTLILEAVASQDLWIWHAFFGVAGSNNDINVLNQSTLFLEQLKGQAPRVNYNVNEKEYQLGYYLVDGIYPEWAAFVKSIPMAQTEKQRLFAKHQEGARKDVERAFGVLQTRWSILQRPARLYDRGDLHHIMLACIILHNMIVEDEKEEAGNMLDLNEEAGSSIVFPSVFTHGDMPIFVEVLQRDARIRNRPMHKALKNDLIEHI; encoded by the coding sequence ATGGACATGTTAGACTCATTCGCCAAGGAGATCGCAATGGAAGTGAAGGAAAGCCTTGACACTCAAGGAAGATCAAGCAGAAGTGGTCCGAGGATTTACGTGAACAGGCCATGTGAAGAAGCTGCTGAGCAATTGGTACGCGACTATTTCTGTGATGATCCTACCTACAAGAAGAAGGTATTTCGTAGAAGATTTCAGATGAGAAGGCCCCTTTTCGAGCGTATCGTACATGCACTAGGAAAGTGGTCTCCAGAGTTCACGCAAAGGAAAGATGCTCTTGACCGTGATGGACTATCTCCATTGCAGAAATGCACATCAGCTATTCACCAATTGGCATATGGTACTCCCGCTGACGCTCTCGATGAGTACCTGAAGATTGCCGAGTGCTTAAAGCTGTTCGTCAAAGGCGTGATTCATATATTTGGTGATGAGTATATGCGAAAACCCAATGTCAACGATGTGCAGCGCTTACTTGATATTGGAGAGAGTCGTGGGTTTCCTGGCATGTTAGGAAGCCTCGACTGTATGCACTGGCATTGGGACAAATGTCCCATGGAGTGGAAGGGACAATTCACCAGTGGGTATAAAGGCGTCCCTACTCTTATTCTAGAGGCGGTTGCTTCTCAAGATCTTTGGATATGGCATGCATTTTTTGGTGTTGCTGGATCcaacaatgacatcaacgtgcttaATCAATCGACGTTGTTCCTTGAGCAACTGAAAGGGCAAGCTCCTCGAGTGAACTATAATGTCAACGAGAAGGAATATCAACTTGGTTATTACCTTGTAGATGGAATATACCCAGAGTGGGCAGCATTCGTGAAGTCGATACCGATGGCTCAAACGGAAAAACAAAGGCTGTTTGCTAAACATCAAGAAGGTGCAAGGAAGGATGTGGAACgtgcatttggtgtgctccagaCGCGATGGTCTATTTTACAGCGCCCGGCACGTTTATATGACCGGGGCGATCTCCATCATATTATGTTAGCCTGCATCATTCTACACAACATGATAGTTGAGGATGAAAAAGAAGAGGCGGGGAATATGCTTGATTTGAATGAGGAAGCAGGCTCATCAATTGTTTTCCCATCAGTATTTACTCATGGTGACATGCCAATATTTGTCGAGGTACTTCAAAGAGATGCTAGAATTCGTAATCGTCCGATGCATAAGGCTCTAAAAAATGATTTGATTGAGCATATATGA
- the LOC125513210 gene encoding zinc finger BED domain-containing protein RICESLEEPER 2-like isoform X2, translating into MRRAQPPPGVSPSIDICRAYHGRSQDTHMVDFEEDEADEEDVDYEEEEEGEEDQDDDDDEEDDDDEEEEGDNVDEEGEVEIIDMGSFSEPGRKFLSKVWKEYEPIRVDGIVVAAECKHCARNICAERKHGTSSLRKHLKRCRERKKVLRVSGPLSASIVSPDGVAMGLWTFNQALARRELMRMIVLHELAFSLVEYDGFRRFVSSLNPSFKMICRKTVKEDCMKAFKEEKRILQRMFQNSKSKISLTTDLWTSNQTLGYICITVHFIDEEWKQQKRIVKFAAMETPHTGAAMFNVMVNFIRKWNIEDNLFAVTLDNASNNGAMMKLLKAHLLLKKMLPGGGKLFHQRCAAHIINLICQAGLNFLGPVINMIRETVKYIRSSPSRKEKFQEIVEQHGVSCGRTPSLDVPTRWNSTYMMIDIAKEYRGVFDSLAIQDKQYTFKPSFEDWENAEDVCRLLKVFYEATNVISGTKYPTANLYFHEMWKVKLTLEQQHYEEDSKMGTMVKYMNRKFRRYWKMTWLSLCIPVILDPQFKLKYIEFRFGLEFGNEASAMIAKIKNVFQGLFKEYLQLNDNGSDPMSQGGDDDMAASGEDPMADWDQHVTLTARSTNLDSTELDSYLSKVPIRRSDQFNILTWWQTNSGEYPTLSRMAADILAAPSSAVASESAFSTGKRVLSDFRSRMTATTLEALVCLQDWIRANANTQRSLASVHDIIMDLQDIED; encoded by the exons ATGAGAAGGGCTCAACCACCCCCAGGGGTGTCTCCTTCGATAGACATCTGTAGAGCTTATCATG GACGTTCACAAGACACTCATATGGTTGATTTTGAAGAAGATGAGGCtgatgaagaagatgttgactatgaagaagaagaggaaggagaagaagatcaggatgatgatgatgatgaagaagatgatgatgatgaagaagaagagggagaTAATGTGGATGAAGAGGGAGAGGTTGAGATCATTGACATGGGATCGTTTTCTGAACCGGGAAGAAAGTTTTTGTCGAAAGTGTGGAAGGAATATGAGCCTATCCGTGTTGATGGCATTGTTGTAGCTGCTGAGTGCAAACACTGTGCAAGGAATATTTGTGCTGAGCGTAAACATGGAACAAGTTCATTGCGCAAACATTTGAAGAGATGCAGGGAAAGGAAGAAGGTTCTTAGAGTTTCTGGACCGCTGAGTGCTTCTATCGTGAGTCCTGATGGAGTTGCAATGGGGCTTTGGACCTTTAATCAGGCATTAGCACGCCGAGAGCTGATGAGGATGATAGTGTTGCATGAATTGGCATTCTCATTGGTGGAGTATGATGGATTTAGAAGATTTGTCTCTAGTCTAAATCCTAgcttcaagatgatatgcagaAAAACTGTGAAGGAGGACTGCATGAAAGCATTTAAGGAAGAGAAGAGAATTTTGCAAAGGATGTTTCAAAACTCCAAATCCAAGATTTCTTTGACTACGGACCTATGGACATCAAATCAGACATTGGGGTACATTTGCATCACAGTTCACTTCATTGATGAGGAGTGGAAGCAACAGAAGAGGATAGTGAAATTTGCAGCTATGGAGACGCCGCACACAGGAGCTGCAATGTTCAATGTCATGGTGAATTTCATAAGAAAGTGGAACATTGAAGATAATCTCTTTGCTGTGACGCTAGACAATGCATCGAACAATGGTGCAATGATGAAGCTATTGAAGGCACATCTCCTGCTTAAGAAGATGTTACCTGGTGGTGGCAAGTTGTTTCACCAACGTTGTGCCGCCCATATCATAAATCTGATATGTCAAGCAGGATTGAACTTCCTTGGTCCAGTGATCAACATGATACGTGAAACTGTGAAATATATTCGAAGCTCACCAAGTCGAAAGGAAAAATTTCAAGAAATTGTTGAGCAACATGGTGTATCATGTGGGAGAACTCCAAGTCTTGATGTTCCAACTCGCTGGAACTCAACCTACATGATGATTGATATAGCAAAAGAGTATCGTGGAGTGTTTGACTCTTTGGCCATTCAAGATAAACAATATACCTTCAAGCCATCTTTTGAGGATTGGGAAAATGCTGAAGATGTTTGCAGGCTACTGAAGGTATTTTATGAAGCCACTAATGTGATATCCGGCACAAAATATCCAACTGCTAACTTGTATTTCCATGAAATGTGGAAAGTGAAGCTGACCTTAGAGCAACAACATTATGAAGAGGATTCTAAGATGGGCACAATGGTCAAATATATGAATAGAAAATTTAGAAGGTATTGGAAGATGACATGGTTGAGCCTTTGTATTCCAGTGATTTTGGACCCACAATTCAAGTTGAAATATATTGAGTTCCGATTTGGCCTAGAGTTTGGGAACGAAGCTTCAGCAATGATTGCTAAAATAAAAAATGTGTTCCAAGGATTGTTCAAGGAATACCTCCAATTGAATGACAATGGTTCAGATCCCATGTCACAAGGAGGTGATGATGACATGGCTGCAAGTGGTGAAGATCCTATGGCTGATTGGGACCAACATGTCACCCTCACTGCTCGATCAACAAATTTGGATTCTACCGAACTTGATTCGTACTTGTCAAAGGTACCCATCCGTCGAAGTGATCAATTCAATATCCTTACATGGTGGCAGACGAACTCCGGTGAATACCCAACGCTGAGTCGCATGGCAGCTGATATCTTGGCGGCTCCTTCCTCTGCGGTGGCATCCGAGTCCGCCTTCAGCACAGGGAAGAGAGTCCTATCAGATTTTCGAAGTCGAATGACCGCAACGACACTTGAAGCTCTTGTTTGTTTACAAGATTGGATAAGGGCCAACG CTAATACTCAACGTAGCTTGGCTTCAGTTCATGATATTATAATGGACTTACAAG